One part of the Streptomyces sp. AM 2-1-1 genome encodes these proteins:
- a CDS encoding DUF952 domain-containing protein yields MTELLHLTEPALWAAALHDGAYTWSTRGRTLREEGFIHLSHPHQLPAVARMLYGSEEIELIVLVIDPARLTAPVRHEAMTEGGEEFPHLYGPLPVDAVVEVRQWAAPGHASE; encoded by the coding sequence ATGACCGAACTCCTCCACCTCACCGAACCCGCTCTCTGGGCGGCAGCCCTGCACGACGGCGCCTACACCTGGTCCACCCGTGGCCGCACCCTGCGGGAGGAGGGCTTCATCCACCTCTCCCACCCTCACCAACTGCCCGCCGTGGCCCGCATGCTGTACGGCTCCGAGGAGATCGAGCTGATCGTCCTGGTCATCGATCCGGCCAGGCTCACCGCCCCGGTGCGCCACGAGGCGATGACCGAGGGCGGCGAGGAGTTCCCGCACCTGTACGGCCCGCTTCCGGTGGACGCGGTGGTGGAGGTACGGCAGTGGGCGGCCCCGGGGCACGCCTCGGAGTGA
- a CDS encoding tetratricopeptide repeat protein produces MGDNNNVTYIEKQYVTDGDALIKATRDAFENALGTLPPTLQEEARQLRDHWPDVEAVIINFPSGRSARRGVFEQWEKCEPPWLDKAPTRALTWLGGLAAVYDAESASFSFYDRAVREGGFPRELLVVKAALQKETLTKGSACSYLAAHVDLDSPLIHSVRSALAKDWAAALAHLDRWTALDSSGQALKCLLRTRMLMALDLVDQALPALREADVARVSQLGMELAQALLLRARRRATRHRLADVQEALAVALRVRNARREWFGDSAAAVVLAMRAALSTQDLATAWALCQPAPEGEASEQEAEDPRVLEESALIAALTGREHRARELLSVVTSPFPRAQVLAVLEERRAGSSEDERVAEAWRRAWDAAESGPDQLMAAMGLVESGQDLPELAHLNDDYPEAVADLKKFAHAVSGTVDGDLSILRANANQHPIIAVKLSQRYQQLGNLEMSAATLQEAATHWRDAQLMNMAARGYQRARNYLKSKECAESALRIAGPGWAAQGAMYELLVETESAAGNWEQATEAAITLLRLDPHSLDARWALVKCYVTRAQPDEAWQTLTELGEAATPRRRDEAILWVQLGARLSTDPQFVGRALELMQKWPQDEELLGRFLAALLLRSATTQPMPEEAAEMLREASSDYLERFPDSVYFRALDASEPRAVLEELGRSLRREHEDEDRREIGERIGQGQFPVGMLTLLNGRPYAEVCVRLTEGPPGLFASDPNSDVWEAAAVQAAMTRRVVLDTSAAVSLALLEQEATERLLGSCQSIMTTDQVVGDAFHALESLALRSDATVVWNESEARAALHVASEEQMSALRGTLKRAVELVRLLPRVARPELRALPGLSGDRAPQAWLTALDHAKEHNMVLWCDDRALRVVARSVGVPAFGTLALIDACLRERTLAPQEAMVLRAELLRHFYMDIPFSSELYGFAAQSDSWQARAVAAAIARPTAWTDAQAVVRLVLNAIAQIIDSEPDHTASWLTAAYVGLWRATLPSHRAANLQKLCIQALTQPWVSASSMPFILTGLRDGATEVESGDGPLMAALARYYGELVRQMGHPEAGTELMDLFSHAGAADKSAAARIVITHRDN; encoded by the coding sequence GTGGGTGACAACAACAACGTCACATACATCGAAAAGCAGTATGTAACCGATGGGGACGCCTTGATAAAGGCGACCCGGGACGCTTTCGAGAACGCGCTAGGCACTTTGCCACCGACGCTCCAAGAAGAAGCTCGCCAATTGCGTGATCACTGGCCTGACGTGGAAGCCGTCATTATCAATTTTCCCTCTGGTAGATCTGCACGGAGGGGCGTGTTTGAACAATGGGAAAAGTGTGAGCCGCCGTGGCTCGACAAGGCCCCCACTCGCGCGCTTACGTGGCTTGGTGGCCTGGCGGCAGTCTACGATGCCGAGAGCGCATCATTCTCGTTTTATGACCGGGCCGTACGCGAGGGGGGATTTCCTCGTGAACTTTTGGTCGTCAAGGCTGCCCTGCAGAAAGAGACGCTGACCAAGGGCAGTGCATGTTCGTACCTAGCCGCCCATGTAGATCTCGACTCACCGCTAATCCATTCCGTGCGATCCGCTCTCGCTAAAGACTGGGCCGCAGCCCTTGCTCACCTGGACCGGTGGACTGCTCTTGATAGCAGCGGACAGGCTCTGAAATGTCTCCTAAGGACGCGCATGCTTATGGCGCTGGACTTGGTCGACCAGGCCCTGCCTGCTCTGCGTGAAGCGGATGTAGCACGCGTCAGCCAACTTGGAATGGAACTGGCACAGGCTTTGCTCCTGCGAGCCAGGCGCCGCGCTACTCGCCACAGGCTCGCTGACGTCCAGGAAGCCCTGGCTGTTGCACTCCGAGTTCGTAACGCACGTCGAGAATGGTTTGGTGACAGCGCTGCGGCGGTCGTCCTTGCAATGCGGGCCGCCCTGTCTACTCAGGACCTGGCAACCGCGTGGGCTCTCTGTCAGCCGGCTCCCGAAGGAGAAGCTAGCGAGCAAGAAGCTGAGGATCCTCGCGTATTGGAGGAGAGCGCCCTGATTGCGGCACTAACGGGTCGCGAACACCGTGCGCGCGAACTCTTGAGCGTAGTGACGAGCCCGTTCCCGCGAGCACAGGTGCTGGCTGTACTCGAGGAACGCCGCGCTGGCAGCAGCGAGGACGAGCGGGTAGCGGAGGCTTGGCGGCGTGCCTGGGATGCAGCGGAGTCGGGGCCCGACCAGCTCATGGCGGCCATGGGGCTGGTGGAGTCCGGACAAGACCTGCCGGAGCTCGCGCACCTGAATGACGACTATCCCGAGGCGGTGGCTGATCTCAAGAAATTTGCCCACGCCGTCAGCGGCACAGTAGACGGCGATCTGTCGATTTTGCGTGCCAATGCGAACCAACATCCGATTATTGCTGTGAAACTGTCGCAGCGCTATCAGCAACTCGGCAATCTCGAAATGTCTGCGGCCACGCTGCAGGAGGCCGCGACACACTGGCGCGATGCGCAGCTGATGAATATGGCAGCTCGCGGCTACCAACGTGCCAGGAACTACCTAAAGTCCAAGGAGTGCGCTGAGAGCGCGCTGCGAATTGCTGGGCCAGGCTGGGCAGCGCAGGGTGCCATGTACGAGCTGCTCGTTGAGACAGAATCCGCCGCAGGGAATTGGGAGCAGGCCACGGAAGCGGCCATCACACTCCTAAGGTTGGACCCGCATAGCCTTGACGCACGTTGGGCCTTGGTGAAGTGCTACGTCACGCGGGCGCAGCCTGACGAAGCGTGGCAGACCCTGACCGAACTCGGCGAAGCAGCGACACCACGACGTCGCGACGAAGCGATCCTGTGGGTCCAGCTCGGCGCGCGCCTGTCTACTGATCCACAGTTTGTCGGGCGTGCACTAGAACTGATGCAGAAATGGCCGCAGGATGAAGAGTTGCTGGGACGCTTCCTTGCAGCTCTTCTCTTGCGATCAGCCACGACGCAACCTATGCCTGAAGAGGCAGCTGAAATGCTGCGTGAAGCGAGCTCGGACTACTTGGAGCGCTTCCCCGATAGTGTGTATTTCCGCGCCCTCGACGCCAGCGAACCACGCGCGGTACTCGAAGAACTTGGCCGGAGCCTGCGCCGCGAGCACGAGGATGAGGACCGTCGCGAGATTGGAGAGCGGATTGGGCAAGGCCAGTTCCCTGTGGGAATGCTGACCCTGCTGAACGGCCGGCCATACGCCGAGGTGTGTGTGCGGCTCACCGAGGGACCTCCCGGCCTTTTTGCATCGGACCCAAACTCGGACGTTTGGGAAGCAGCCGCCGTCCAAGCTGCCATGACTCGGCGGGTAGTCCTGGATACGAGTGCAGCTGTATCTCTCGCCCTGTTGGAGCAGGAAGCCACCGAACGGCTCCTCGGCTCCTGTCAGAGCATCATGACGACTGATCAGGTTGTTGGCGACGCCTTCCATGCCCTCGAGTCCCTCGCTCTGCGGTCCGATGCCACGGTGGTCTGGAACGAGAGCGAGGCACGGGCAGCTCTTCACGTTGCTTCAGAGGAACAGATGAGTGCCCTGCGAGGGACACTCAAGCGTGCCGTTGAACTCGTACGACTTCTACCGCGGGTGGCCCGGCCGGAGCTACGGGCATTGCCGGGATTGTCTGGGGACCGCGCCCCGCAGGCATGGCTCACGGCCTTGGACCACGCCAAGGAGCACAACATGGTGTTGTGGTGCGATGACCGAGCTCTGCGCGTAGTTGCCCGGTCGGTGGGCGTACCCGCATTCGGCACGCTTGCCTTGATCGACGCGTGTCTGCGTGAGCGGACCTTGGCACCGCAGGAGGCGATGGTTCTGAGGGCCGAACTCCTCCGACATTTCTACATGGATATACCCTTCTCCAGCGAGTTGTATGGGTTCGCAGCGCAATCCGACAGTTGGCAGGCACGAGCCGTAGCCGCAGCGATCGCACGGCCGACGGCCTGGACCGATGCACAGGCTGTGGTGCGGCTGGTTCTCAATGCGATTGCACAGATCATCGATTCTGAGCCGGACCATACTGCTTCCTGGTTGACAGCCGCGTACGTGGGTCTCTGGCGAGCAACTCTGCCCTCCCACAGGGCTGCCAACCTACAGAAACTATGCATCCAAGCCCTGACTCAGCCGTGGGTCTCCGCCTCATCAATGCCCTTTATTCTTACCGGTCTGCGCGACGGTGCTACAGAGGTCGAAAGCGGCGATGGCCCCCTGATGGCCGCTCTGGCTCGCTACTACGGCGAACTAGTGAGACAAATGGGTCATCCTGAGGCAGGGACAGAGCTCATGGACTTGTTCAGTCATGCTGGTGCAGCAGACAAGTCCGCAGCTGCACGTATCGTGATTACTCACCGAGACAATTAG
- a CDS encoding NUDIX domain-containing protein, which yields MPNNRPDEGNSVAQQTDNRPPALKPALDSMTLLVAAVIVHDKATNRVVLLQRSENAKFAQGLWDLPVGKNEPGEPITETAVRELYEETGLTVKPESLKVAHIIHGAWGVESPNGFLTVVFAAEEWTGEPENREPRKHSQVRWVDTDAIPEAFVDTTASALHCYLAGNPQVSLDGWS from the coding sequence ATGCCCAACAACCGCCCCGACGAAGGGAACTCCGTGGCCCAGCAGACTGACAACCGCCCCCCGGCCCTCAAGCCGGCACTCGACTCGATGACCCTGCTGGTCGCGGCCGTCATCGTCCACGACAAGGCCACTAACCGAGTCGTCCTCCTCCAGCGCAGCGAAAATGCCAAGTTCGCCCAGGGCTTGTGGGACCTCCCCGTCGGCAAGAACGAGCCCGGCGAACCCATCACGGAGACCGCAGTCCGCGAGCTCTACGAGGAGACCGGCCTCACGGTCAAGCCCGAGTCCCTCAAGGTCGCCCACATCATCCACGGCGCCTGGGGCGTCGAATCCCCCAACGGCTTCCTCACCGTCGTCTTCGCCGCCGAGGAATGGACCGGCGAACCCGAAAACCGCGAACCCCGCAAGCACTCCCAGGTCCGCTGGGTCGACACTGATGCCATTCCCGAAGCGTTCGTGGACACAACTGCCAGCGCGCTGCATTGCTACCTCGCCGGCAACCCTCAGGTATCCCTGGATGGCTGGAGCTAA
- a CDS encoding tetratricopeptide repeat protein: MPAPTSANSRLRDTINATGCTYETLAKDVRRIAAENGELLQTNKSAISHWVGGARTPSGRAGQYLAEALSRRLGRVVTRTELGLHSPDTESPPDSDPVTAVTDLGRADVERRRFLAIAAFTTAGVAMPLLHDHEATSRMLRARTARSLVGSDDIDVVRQITAAFSAADERLGGGHGLTTVTAYLADTAAPMLRGRFPSEALRQAAFGAVAELAYLAGWKHHDLGHEGAAQRYYQVGYQLACEADPHGHAAWMMRALAHQSLSLKQPHHCVDLVKGALTRGLGHVDGQTEALLHITHARAYAAVGENPLAARALLAAEDALLREDGPQPSFSRVSGPAAGTVASHTARTLTDLADHIGTEQQHRDALTRWDPEKYKRVHALTHADLGDSLAAQARADEAVAAWTQALALMEGMTSDRTRKAITSIRSTLAIYQRRRVPGAADLARRAREALA; this comes from the coding sequence GTGCCGGCACCGACCAGCGCCAACTCCCGCCTGCGCGACACGATCAACGCCACCGGGTGCACGTACGAGACACTCGCCAAGGACGTACGCCGCATCGCCGCCGAGAACGGCGAACTGCTCCAGACCAACAAGTCGGCCATCTCCCACTGGGTGGGCGGTGCCCGCACACCATCCGGTCGAGCAGGGCAGTACCTTGCCGAAGCTCTCTCTCGACGGCTGGGCCGCGTCGTCACTAGAACCGAGCTCGGCCTCCACTCACCCGACACGGAGTCGCCACCGGACAGCGACCCCGTCACCGCGGTCACCGACCTCGGCCGCGCGGACGTCGAGCGCCGTCGCTTCCTCGCCATCGCCGCGTTCACAACGGCCGGCGTGGCCATGCCGCTCTTGCACGACCACGAAGCCACCTCGCGGATGCTCCGCGCCCGCACCGCCCGCTCCCTCGTCGGCAGCGACGACATCGACGTCGTTCGACAGATCACGGCAGCCTTCAGCGCCGCCGACGAACGCCTCGGCGGCGGCCATGGCCTGACCACCGTCACCGCGTACCTCGCCGACACAGCCGCCCCCATGCTGCGCGGCCGCTTCCCCAGCGAAGCCTTACGCCAGGCTGCCTTCGGTGCCGTCGCCGAACTCGCCTATCTCGCAGGGTGGAAGCACCACGACCTCGGCCACGAAGGCGCTGCCCAGCGCTACTACCAGGTCGGCTACCAGCTCGCCTGCGAAGCCGACCCCCACGGCCATGCCGCCTGGATGATGCGTGCCCTCGCTCACCAGTCCCTCAGCCTCAAGCAACCCCACCACTGCGTGGACCTCGTCAAAGGAGCCCTCACCCGCGGCCTCGGCCACGTGGACGGCCAGACCGAAGCGCTCCTCCACATCACGCACGCCCGCGCCTACGCAGCCGTCGGCGAGAACCCATTGGCCGCCCGCGCTCTCCTCGCCGCCGAAGACGCACTCCTGCGCGAGGACGGTCCCCAGCCCAGCTTCTCCCGCGTCAGCGGCCCCGCCGCCGGCACAGTCGCCAGCCACACCGCACGCACGCTGACCGACCTCGCCGACCACATCGGCACGGAACAACAGCACCGCGACGCGCTCACCCGCTGGGACCCAGAGAAGTACAAGCGCGTCCACGCCCTCACCCACGCCGACCTCGGCGACAGCCTCGCTGCCCAGGCCCGAGCCGACGAAGCGGTCGCGGCCTGGACACAGGCCCTGGCCCTCATGGAGGGCATGACCTCCGACCGCACCCGCAAGGCGATCACCTCGATCCGCTCCACGCTCGCGATCTACCAGCGCCGCCGCGTACCCGGCGCCGCCGATCTCGCCCGCCGCGCCCGCGAGGCCCTCGCCTAA
- a CDS encoding phosphotransferase, with the protein MDQSLSATLLNDLCTLVGKPLPHRAEIRVWGMSGVERVTFPDDTTAVFKYAKEPFDREAQALQLAHQRRLPVPALHATALRDKWLGMLMDDLGTPVRNADDLDGVAAAVMLHAARPAGGLPLLDGAGLAALPGRALDHLGQLRKADRWTDCDDIETALGKISAAAETRVQGATLDPFGWVHSEFHPTSVHIGESGWHLLDFARAFTGPGLIDLASYHGTTDVPSPFRMRVFLEQYVTAGGHEDALAARGGLTAEAWALGWHRMWAVEWFMEQAIHWINDPAKDPAYIPVVRRHLDDVVQLLEV; encoded by the coding sequence ATGGACCAGAGCCTGTCCGCCACCCTGCTGAACGACCTGTGCACCCTCGTCGGCAAGCCCCTACCCCACCGTGCCGAGATTCGCGTCTGGGGCATGTCCGGCGTCGAACGCGTCACCTTCCCCGACGACACCACGGCCGTCTTCAAGTACGCCAAGGAACCCTTCGACCGCGAGGCGCAGGCCCTGCAGCTGGCCCACCAGCGACGGCTCCCGGTCCCCGCGCTCCACGCAACCGCCCTGCGGGACAAGTGGCTCGGGATGCTCATGGACGACCTCGGCACCCCCGTAAGGAACGCGGACGACCTCGACGGTGTCGCCGCCGCCGTCATGCTCCACGCCGCACGCCCAGCGGGCGGTCTGCCACTCCTCGACGGAGCGGGCCTCGCAGCTCTGCCCGGCCGAGCCCTCGATCACCTCGGGCAGCTACGGAAAGCCGACCGATGGACGGACTGCGACGACATCGAGACCGCGCTGGGGAAGATCTCCGCAGCGGCCGAGACCCGTGTCCAGGGGGCGACGCTCGACCCGTTCGGCTGGGTCCACTCCGAGTTCCACCCCACGAGCGTCCACATCGGGGAGAGCGGGTGGCACCTTCTCGACTTCGCCCGCGCCTTCACCGGACCTGGCCTGATCGACCTCGCCTCCTACCACGGCACCACCGACGTACCGAGCCCCTTCCGCATGCGGGTGTTCCTGGAGCAGTACGTCACCGCAGGCGGTCATGAGGACGCCCTCGCCGCCCGGGGCGGCCTGACCGCCGAGGCATGGGCACTGGGCTGGCACCGCATGTGGGCCGTGGAGTGGTTCATGGAACAGGCCATCCACTGGATCAACGACCCGGCCAAGGACCCCGCATACATCCCCGTCGTCCGACGCCACCTGGACGACGTGGTCCAACTCCTGGAGGTCTAG
- a CDS encoding class I SAM-dependent methyltransferase produces the protein MLTQISPWYAHAAQRTAAAPAHALTAPARMEWSTHAGIGPGAEILGRDLCGKRLLELGCGPGHNVAHLAKHHQARVTGVDLIGLQVRRARSHYGHIDGATFAAGHALHHLQATGRIFDAIYSVFGAVGLVAPDLLLAAISRRLEPGGVLAFSVPHPGRAGRHPSTDDRPREDYVTMPDRTRLPLARWEFDARRWGAHLSRTGLRVTSAAELRHPRRDPWPTTLLITARKR, from the coding sequence GTGCTCACCCAGATCTCCCCCTGGTACGCCCACGCAGCCCAGCGCACAGCCGCCGCCCCCGCGCACGCCCTGACCGCACCGGCCCGGATGGAATGGAGCACCCACGCCGGCATCGGTCCCGGCGCCGAGATCCTGGGACGGGACCTCTGCGGCAAGCGCCTCCTGGAGCTGGGCTGCGGCCCCGGCCACAACGTTGCCCACCTCGCGAAGCACCACCAAGCCCGCGTCACCGGCGTGGACCTGATCGGCCTCCAGGTACGTCGGGCCCGCTCCCACTACGGCCACATCGACGGCGCCACCTTCGCCGCCGGCCACGCACTGCACCACCTGCAGGCCACCGGTCGGATCTTCGACGCGATCTACTCCGTCTTCGGGGCCGTCGGCCTCGTCGCCCCCGATCTCCTCCTCGCCGCCATTTCCCGGCGTCTGGAACCAGGCGGTGTGCTGGCCTTCTCCGTCCCTCACCCGGGACGGGCCGGAAGACATCCATCCACGGACGACCGCCCGCGCGAGGACTACGTCACCATGCCCGACCGCACCCGACTGCCCCTCGCCCGATGGGAGTTCGACGCCCGTCGCTGGGGCGCTCATCTCTCCCGGACCGGCCTGCGCGTCACCTCGGCGGCGGAGCTGCGGCACCCGCGCCGCGACCCGTGGCCTACCACTCTCCTGATCACCGCCCGCAAACGCTGA
- a CDS encoding HAD domain-containing protein: MPLPYLLLDIDGVLIPFPAADGSTPPTHLRHTVLPAGRHPDDPVPIWLDPSHGGLLADLLTSGLVTPVWCTSWREDATTIIGPLLGLPDFPYLDLPRPQITTSHPDGYLWKRDHVDPWLEDTPAVWIDDDFTSFDHSWAAKRNAGGAPTLLVQPDPYSGLQPWHLTELTAWVSQLSAVRTV, translated from the coding sequence ATGCCCCTGCCCTACCTGCTCCTGGACATCGACGGCGTCCTCATCCCCTTCCCGGCCGCCGACGGGAGCACCCCGCCCACCCACCTCCGTCACACCGTCCTGCCCGCCGGTCGGCACCCCGATGACCCCGTGCCCATCTGGCTCGACCCGAGTCACGGCGGCCTTCTCGCCGATCTCCTGACCAGTGGACTCGTCACCCCCGTGTGGTGCACGAGCTGGCGCGAGGACGCCACCACGATCATCGGCCCTCTCCTTGGACTGCCCGACTTCCCCTACCTCGACCTTCCTCGACCTCAGATCACCACGAGCCACCCCGACGGCTACCTCTGGAAGCGCGACCACGTCGACCCATGGTTGGAAGACACTCCCGCCGTCTGGATCGACGACGACTTCACCAGCTTCGACCACAGCTGGGCGGCGAAGCGCAATGCCGGGGGAGCGCCGACTCTCCTCGTGCAGCCCGACCCGTACTCAGGGCTGCAGCCCTGGCACCTGACCGAGCTCACGGCGTGGGTCTCGCAGTTGTCCGCGGTTCGCACCGTCTGA
- the sodN gene encoding superoxide dismutase, Ni, which produces MLSRLFAPKVKVSAHCDLPCGVYDPAQARIEAESVKAVQEKYQANEDADFRTRSVLIKEQRAELAKHHVSVLWSDYFKAPHFEKYPQLHQLVNDTLKALSAAKASNDPATGQKALDLIGEIDKIFWETKKA; this is translated from the coding sequence ATGCTCTCCCGCCTGTTTGCCCCCAAGGTGAAGGTCAGCGCCCACTGCGACCTGCCCTGCGGTGTGTACGACCCGGCCCAGGCCCGCATCGAGGCGGAGTCCGTCAAGGCCGTCCAGGAGAAGTACCAGGCCAACGAGGACGCGGACTTCCGCACCCGCTCGGTCCTGATCAAGGAACAGCGTGCTGAGCTCGCGAAGCACCACGTCTCCGTGCTCTGGAGCGACTACTTCAAGGCCCCGCACTTCGAGAAGTACCCCCAGCTCCACCAGCTGGTCAACGACACCCTGAAGGCGCTCTCCGCCGCCAAGGCGTCGAACGACCCGGCGACGGGCCAGAAGGCCCTGGACCTGATCGGTGAGATCGACAAGATCTTCTGGGAGACCAAGAAGGCCTGA